A part of Dermacentor variabilis isolate Ectoservices chromosome 10, ASM5094787v1, whole genome shotgun sequence genomic DNA contains:
- the Fic gene encoding FIC domain protein adenylyltransferase, which translates to MNYNALLWLYMKLENMMMSTHHWIMSMLFQDLRSHKYVASFSASFMIVGIVVLLVSLALVWTPSVWNLKRPRQAASKLELTPYKSTELADKQNTRTLPNFLPDSNDLEVTEEEIVDVYNHLPTRKRNNDDGRNDVEALTSLRAALHMVALNKYEKALKLFQHALILSPSHPDILTEYGQFLENHKQDFIKADHMYSRALVAKPDHSQALVNRQRTLPVVEKLDEKQLTRIDKKRLFLIQIPEGDPSLKRMKKEAYFQHIHHTVAIEGNTMTLAQTRMVVETRTAVPGKSIMEHNEILGLDAALKFVNNTLVNKALLTVSDILAMHRRILGHVDPVDAGTFRRTQVFVGEHTPPKASLVRDLMEDFVDWLNSEAALRLHPVKYAALAHYKLVFIHPFVDGNGRTARLLMNLLLMRVGYPPVIVRKQDRALYYEYLQLGNEGDVRPFVRFIAECTERTLDVYLYATEYAKHQRALTSQDSNEGEVAFVS; encoded by the exons ATGAATTATAACGCACTCCTGTGGTTGTACATGAAGCTCGAGAACATGATGATGTCAACGCATCACTGGATCATGTCGATGCTGTTCCAGGATTTACGATCCCACAAGTACGTGGCAAGTTTCAGCGCATCGTTCATGATCGTCGGCATCGTTGTGCTGCTCGTGAGCTTGGCTCTCGTTTGGACTCCGTCCGTGTGGAACCTGAAGCGGCCGCGGCAGGCCGCGTCCAAGTTGGAGCTGACGCCTTACAAGAGCACGGAGTTAGCAGACAAGCAGAACACGCGCACGCTGCCCAATTTCCTGCCGGACAGCAACGATCTCGAGGTGACCGAAGAGGAGATCGTTGACGTCTACAATCACCTTCCCACACGGAAGAGGAATAACGACGATGGCAGAAACG ATGTGGAAGCCCTGACATCACTGAGGGCAGCACTGCACATGGTAGCATTGAACAAGTATGAGAAGGCACTGAAGCTGTTCCAGCATGCGCTCATCCTGAGTCCCAGCCATCCAGACATACTCACAGAGTACGGACAGTTCCTTGAGAACCACAAGCAGGACTTCATCAAGGCTGACCACATGTACAGCCGTGCCCTAGTTGCCAAACCAGACCACTCACAG GCACTGGTGAATCGTCAGCGCACGCTGCCTGTGGTGGAGAAGCTGGACGAGAAGCAACTGACACGCATAGACAAGAAACGGCTGTTTCTCATCCAGATCCCGGAGGGCGACCCATCCCTCAAGCGCATGAAGAAGGAGGCCTACTTTCAGCACATACACCACACAGTGGCCATTGAGGGCAACACCATGACACTTGCACAGACACGCATGGTCGTCGAGACGCGCACAGCTGTGCCAGGCAAGAGCATCATGGAGCACAATGAGATCCTGGGCTTAGACGCTGCACTCAAGTTTGTCAACAACACTCTGGTCAACAAGGCACTGCTAACGGTCTCGGACATTTTGGCCATGCATCGCCGTATCCTGGGTCACGTTGACCCTGTAGACGCTGGAACCTTCCGGAGGACACAGGTGTTTGTAGGTGAACACACGCCGCCGAAAGCTTCATTGGTTAGGGACCTCATGGAGGACTTTGTGGACTGGCTCAACTCTGAGGCAGCACTCAGGCTGCACCCAGTCAAGTACGCAGCACTCGCTCACTACAAGCTGGTCTTCATTCACCCTTTCGTTGACGGCAATGGCAGGACAGCACGACTGCTGATGAACTTACTCCTGATGCGTGTTGGCTATCCTCCTGTGATTGTGCGCAAGCAAGACCGTGCTCTCTACTACGAGTACCTACAGCTTGGCAATGAGGGTGATGTCAGACCATTTGTGCGTTTCATTGCAGAGTGCACAGAACGGACATTAGACGTTTACCTTTATGCAACCGAGTACGCCAAGCACCAGAGGGCATTGACTAGCCAAGACAGTAACGAGGGTGAAGTGGCATTTGTAAGCTAA